The Anastrepha ludens isolate Willacy chromosome 2, idAnaLude1.1, whole genome shotgun sequence genome contains a region encoding:
- the LOC128855227 gene encoding protein toll-like translates to MKMLQYHTPPVSECALSSTQHRSTPTNFSLSWRSRILAFIVLIVACQLPSSTLAAFSQKDCRDLGANSHCQCSTMPSRFEIQCPPMDFNQKFTLQISPGEHVQIECDHVDARDYSLLPRMSIGTSKIVQIRHCPLPGHTPIARLFEHLGITKVNYLMFESGELGANLTRHHLSDLGNLAHLRFSSNSLTHMPADLFADLGNLNWLDLRSNNVNLTEKLFEPLKSLTFLELGHNNLKTLPRGIFKNQQKLLHLNLWGNQLRNLTKDVFEDATALTDIDLSANNIETFAPDVFQPLTNLSSIYINANHIRELPYGLFANNKNLTEFRLINNRVALITLPSGLFANLPHLKDVRLTCELETVPEDLFANSTKLANLTMKENMLTTLPEKLLIDQHELYDLDLTHNLLKTLPDGLFQSTRNLVELRLSYNQLSEISSELFNPLVNLEILHIDNNNLFAININAFRDTANLKFLNLENNKIDLAEAHAAILEPSQHPNSEFDANSPFQFLFQLQELNLRNNSIMYIFNDWKTQLLELQQLDLSYNNITIFHDQDLQFLSKHGVTVNLTHNLIHEINFNTIRIIDVPFVDRLVHIDLNDNPLHCDCLMLPFLQFVFGEFKDKFEYKIELTTSNLKCEGPPALKEKYLRELSYMELVCPLDDSASSEKRCPRACECWVRPHDLMLLVNCSNGNMTRLPTLPHEPLLKGIELFVENNNIARLPLATTTGYADVKKIHAAGNQLRQIEANNLPVGLQYLDVRHNMLQRLNTSTLNLLNSSTSLEGLLLSHNAWMCDCEARPLLEFTQTAKILQKLTVRDFNQMRCAADPAKPQNVQGFKDISVADICPTEMGLVIAFGIIIALLGLIIGIGVALYYKYNQEIKVFLYAHNWCLWFVTEEELDKDKKYDAFVSYSHKDEAFIADYLVPELEHGPIPFKLCIHVRDFIVGGCIPEQIVRSVDESRRTIVVLSQNFIESVWARMEFRAAHQSALNEKRNRLIVIIYSDIENINNLDSELQAYLKTNTYLKWGDPYFWEKLRYAMPHPSRKPGGGLEKTAMKSSVDDKLELIKPSPVTPSPTTPPAIAAKNPLIAHLNGGTPQTAIIIPNGKMANGTAANYQLNGKAQNGHINGAFIINTNAKQSDV, encoded by the exons ATGAAAATGCTGCAATATCACACGCCTCCCGTCAGCGAGTGCGCGCTGTCCTCCACACAGCATCGCTCAACGCCAACCAATTTCAGCCTATCGTGGCGCAGCCGCATCCTCGCGTTCATTGTGCTCATCGTTGCTTGCCAACTGCCGTCGTCCACTTTGGCCGCTTTCTCACAAAAAGACTGTCGTGATCTGGGCGCGAACTCACATTGTCAGTGCTCAACGATGCCCTCGCGCTTCGAGATTCAATGTCCGCCCATGGACTTCAATCAGAAATTCACACTTCAAATCAGCCCAGGCGAACACGTGCAAATCGAGTGTGATCATGTGGATGCGCGCGACTACAGCCTGCTGCCGCGCATGTCGATCGGTACCAGCAAAATCGTGCAAATCCGTCACTGTCCATTGCCCGGTCACACGCCCATCGCACGTCTCTTTGAGCATTTGGGCATAACAAAGGTGAATTATTTGATGTTTGAAAGCGGCGAGTTGGGCGCCAATCTGACGCGTCACCATCTCAGCGATCTGGGAAATTTGGCGCATCTACGCTTTAGTTCGAATAGTTTAACCCATATGCCGGCGGATTTGTTCGCCGATTTGGGTAATTTGAATTGGTTGGATTTGCGTTCGAATAATGTGAATTTGACGGAGAAACTCTTTGAGCCGTTGAAAAGTTTGACATTCCTCGAACTTGGACAcaataatttgaaaactttgCCGCGTGGCATTTTTAAGAATCAACAAAAACTGCTGCATCTCAATTTGTGGGGCAATCAATTGCGTAATCTGACAAAGGATGTATTCGAGGATGCTACCGCACTCACCGACATCGACTTGAGTGCCAATAATATTGAAACATTTGCGCCAGATGTTTTTCAACCGCTGACGAATTTGAGCAGCATTTACATCAATGCCAATCATATACGTGAATTGCCGTATGGGCTTTTCgccaataataaaaatctcACCGAGTTCCGGCTGATCAACAATCGTGTGGCACTCATTACACTGCCTTCCGGTCTCTTTGCAAATTTACCACATTTGAAGGATGTGCGTTTGACTTGCGAATTGGAAACCGTGCCCGAGGATCTATTCGCAAACTCAACAAAGCTTGCAAATCTCACCATGAAGGAAAATATGCTGACCACTTTACCGGAGAAGCTGCTGATAGATCAACACGAACTCTATGATTTGGATCTGACGCATAATCTCCTAAAAACCTTGCCGGATGGCTTGTTCCAGAGCACAAGGAACTTGGTGGAACTCAGACTATCGTATAATCAACTCAGCGAAATCTCAAG CGAACTTTTCAATCCACTCGTCAATCTAGAAATTCTGCACATCGACAACAACAATTTGTTTGCAATTAACATCAATGCTTTCCGTGATACGGCCAACTTGAAATTCCTGAATTTGGAGAACAACAAAATCGATCTCGCTGAAGCGCATGCTGCCATACTTGAGCCCAGCCAGCATCCGAACTCTGAGTTCGACGCCAATTCACCATTCCAATTCCTGTTTCAACTGCAGGAACTCAATTTGCGCAACAACTCCATCATGTACATCTTCAACGATTGGAAGACCCAGCTGCTCGAGCTGCAACAACTCGATCTCAGCTACAACAATATCACCATATTCCACGACCAGGACCTGCAGTTCCTCAGCAAACACGGTGTCACGGTCAATCTAACGCACAATCTCATACACgaaatcaatttcaatacaATCAGAATCATAGATGTGCCTTTTGTGGACCGCTTGGTGCACATAGATTTGAACGATAATCCGCTCCATTGTGACTGCCTCATGTTGCCCTTCTTGCAGTTCGTTTTCGGCGAGTTTAAAGACAAGTTCGAGTACAAAATCGAGCTAACAACATCCAATTTGAAATGCGAAGGCCCACCGGCATTGAAGGAAAAGTATTTGCGCGAACTCAGCTACATGGAACTTGTGTGTCCGCTCGATGACAGCGCCTCCAGCGAAAAGCGTTGTCCGCGTGCCTGCGAATGTTGGGTGCGTCCACACGATCTGATGCTCTTGGTGAATTGTTCGAATGGCAATATGACGCGTTTACCAACACTACCACACGAGCCACTACTCAAAGGCATTGAGCTATTTGTCGAAAACAATAACATTGCTCGGCTGCCTTTGGCCACTACAACGGGTTATGCTGATGTGAAGAAGATCCATGCCGCCGGTAACCAATTGCGTCAGATTGAAGCAAACAATTTGCCAGTGGGACTGCAGTACTTGGATGTGCGTCATAATATGCTACAGCGGCTAAATACGAGCACACTAAACTTGCTGAACAGCAGCACCTCACTCGAGGGGCTTCTGCTATCGCACAATGCCTGGATGTGCGACTGTGAAGCGAGACCTTTGCTTGAATTCACACAGACCGCCAAAATACTACAGAAGCTAACCGTGCGTGATTTCAATCAGATGCGCTGTGCCGCAGATCCGGCGAAACCGCAAAATGTGCAAGGGTTCAAAGACATTTCCGTCGCTGATATCTGTCCCACCGAAATGGGTTTGGTAATCGCATTCGGCATCATCATCGCACTACTCGGTCTAATAATAGGCATCGGTGTGGCGCTGTACTACAAATACAATCAAGAGATTAAAGTTTTTCTCTACGCGCATAACTGGTGTCTGTGGTTCGTTACCGAAGAGGAGCTGGACAAGGACAAGAAGTATGATGCGTTCGTTTCCTACTCCCACAAAGATGAAGCCTTCATCGCCGACTATCTCGTACCCGAACTCGAACATGGTCCGATACCATTCAAACTGTGCATACATGTGCGTGACTTCATTGTTGGCGGCTGCATACCTGAACAAATTGTACGCTCGGTGGATGAGTCCAGACGCACCATTGTCGTGCTATCGCAGAACTTTATCGAATCAGTGTGGGCGCGCATGGAATTCCGTGCTGCCCATCAATCGGCGCTAAATGAGAAACGCAATCGTTTGATTGTTATCATCTACAGTGATATTGAAAACATCAACAATTTGGACAGCGAACTGCAGGCATACCTCAAGACGAACACCTATCTAAAATGGGGCGATCCATACTTCTGGGAGAAGCTGCGCTATGCCATGCCACATCCAAGCAGAAAACCAGGTGGCGGCCTGGAGAAGACTGCAATGAAAAGTTCGGTCGATGATAAACTTGAACTCATCAAACCATCGCCGGTGACACCTTCGCCCACTACACCACCCGCAATAGCGGCAAAGAATCCGCTTATAGCGCATCTGAATGGCGGCACACCACAAACGGCGATTATCATACCGAATGGGAAGATGGCAAACGGCACAGCGGCAAACTATCAATTGAATGGCAAGGCACAGAATGGGCACATCAATGGCGCTTTCATTATCAATACAAATGCCAAGCAAAGTGATGTATAG